TAAATGTATTCTTGCATGAACATTCATCTCACCTTGCTCAAGAACTGAGCATATTTTCCCAGAACCACCGGATTGGAAGGATTTTCCTCAACCATTCTCTTGTGATACTCCTCAATATTATCAGAATTGGGGTCATCAATCCTGAGTCCTCTTGGCTCCACTTCTTTTTCATGGACTGAGGTGGAACTCTCAATTTCAATCTGAGAAATAGGATTAAGAGGCGTTGCAACCTTTCCGAAAAAATGTTTTACGAGGATTTGTAATATCTTTTGTCCAATAGCTTGACttattgtcaagatattgtttATCTTAGATACACAGtccattataattttactttcaggttttacaacccaaaacgtATCTtgacagtttaaggagctcacataGTATTTAACCAGTTTAATCTTCTCATTTCTAAGCAATTCAGGGTGCATAGATAGACTCAATATCTttctcgtgctttgtcgatatAAGATTTGTCTAAGGGTATCATATATACTCCCTTATAGAACTCAATGTCCTCACTAAGGTTTATCCCACCATCACTCAAGAGGACAGACAAAGCTGCTTTAATGCCATTGTAACATCCCTAGTCCAATAAGCGAACTCATTGTTAAGATATTGCCCATTTTAGATACACAGTTCATTCTGGTTTAGCTTGTGTTGTTTGTAACCTAAAACACGTCTTGATAGTTTAAAGAGCTCACAAGCTAACAAGTTAAATATTATCATCTCCAAGTGCAACATTTTTGGTCCAATAATCTAACtcactatcaaaatattatccattttggatatatagtttatcatgattttgcttttgtGTTTTACAACCAAAAACGCATCTTAATAGCTTAAGGTGATCACATGTTATTAAACCAATCAAATCTTTTTATCCCCAAGTGATGTGACctttaggcaaatcccacatcgtgAAAGAGATGTTGGATATGTCAGTACATCCCACATCACTTGAGGATTTAaagatttgattggttaaatactTTGTGAGCTTTTTAAGCTGTTAAAACGagttttaggttttaaaatccaaaatcaaaactatgatagactgtgtatttaaaatagacaatatcttgacaatagACCGAACTATTGAACCAGAGATGTCACAAATGATATTAGAGTTGCTCTGCATATTTTCTTGAGCCTTGGTGGCATACGGGGAGGTGAAGATATCcttagacaaatctcacatcgataaaaatataagagagataTTGAGTCTGTCTTTACATTGTGAAGATTTGATCGGTTAAATAGCGTGTGAGCTACTTAAAAGACATGTTTTGGATTGCAAAACCTAATAAAAACTATTGAGttgcaaattttaaaatcaaaattataatagtttatatatctaaaatagataatattttaacaatatacCGAAATATTATGCTGTGGTGTTAAAAAAAGAGACTCAAATAAGCATTCACAACTCACAAGATGGACGGTGCTTACCTGAAAAAGTTGTGACTCATTATCATCTTGTTGTTCTCCATCATCTTCCTCGTCCTTGCTTATTTCCCACAGAAAATTTGCATAAGCTCCAAGAATATCGCTGAGATGAAACATGAAAAGAAGTTAGATTTCAGAGATTTCAAACATAAATCTGAAAGCCAATCTTGCTCTAGAAGTCagctaaattttataaacaataaatccGGTGCTTTTCTTCTGAAGGACATAATGCAAGTGAGTACTCACCAATCGTGAGGAGCAGCTTGAGCTGCACGTTCAAAGTAAGTCGTGGCTCTAACGTGGTCATGGTGGAGCTCCCAAACAACTTTAGCATACTGCATCAAAGTTTCAGCATCTCCAGGATCTGCTAATGTAGCGCGATGAAAGTAGTCTTCAGCTCCACGAAGGTCACCCTTGTACTGTCAGTAACAgataataagttttttttttggattgcaCAAACAAGACCAAGTCGAGAAAATCTAAGCTCATCCTCTGGAACGGAGGACAGCACAAGATCTAGATCGCAAGGAACAGCACAGATACATAACCCATAAATTCATTAGCAAATGACAGCTGCACAAGGAGCAGACAATAAGTTTTTGCTCAAATAGAATTTAGAATTTGACCAAGCAGACGACTTAGACATCTATTGAATCAGATTGCAGTTCCTTCACCCAAAGGAAGCTTAACTGTTGatgattttaattgaatcaGAATCACAAAAGCAGAAAAACAAGTTATCTAACCTGTAAGAGCTGAGCATAATTTCTTAGATACAAAGGATGACAGGGGTACTCATCAACCATTCTCTTATAGTACTCCTCCATATTGCCAATCTCATCAAAATTATTCATAGGAACTAAATCAACAACTCCAACGCCATCAAACCAAGCTGCAACATCAATGCCTAGTCCGGTGGCGAGGTACATGGGAGGACTAGGTGGTTCCATTTCTTCATCaaagatcaaattttgattaGTTACATAAATTCCTTCTTCGAAATCTTCCCCCTCCTCCGCAATTAACCCCATGTCAATTTTCTTCCCAAAGGTGAAGTCACCATTATCTGCATCTTCTATGTAATCTCCAATCGTTACAGTTCTCGCCAACGGTTCTTCTTTCTGAACATCTTGTTGGCCATTCTTTTTTCCATCTTCAACCCCATCAAACGTGTTATTGAATATGCTAAAAGATGGAGCACTCCTCAACATTGTGTAAGTGTAATATTGTTTACGCAAAGACCTCTTCTGTGTTGTCGAATTCCGGAACTCTTCCGAATTGTAAGCTATTAATCCTTCTAAGTTTCCTCCAGAAAGAGCCCTCCTTAAGCCCTGAGGGCCGAAATCAGTTTTTTGATTAGATTCAGAGAAAGCAGAATCTGAGTAAGAGCCTGGAGATGAACTGCCAGCCAATGGTGTCGAGCTGTGATTAGGCAAGCCATGAAATGGAACGTGTTTGGTGCTGTCTCCGTCTATACTAATTTGACTGTCTTCGAATGCCGACAGAGGAAGGGAGTTTTCTCTCACTGGGGTTGATAAACTTGGCAGACGCATGGCGATAAATCTAGATAAGATAGCTTTTAATGCAAAGTTTTTGGTGATGTCTTGAGATTGTAAAATTGTATGCTGTCAATGAACAAgtcaaacattaaaaaacaaatatttgatgCAGATAATTGAGTTGGCAATATAAATTAAGGGTAGCTGATGCGGGAATACAAAGAAATACGTGATACTCCTTTTCAAGCAAAGGGCGACTCAGACTCTCTCGGGAATCCCGTGAACCTGAAAGTTCACACCAGACCCGAAACCAAATTGAAACGACCCAGTTTCTATGCCTTTTGGTCCCGAAAGAGGACAAAAACTTATCTAGTTTCTGTAATAATCGTCACTGTTTCCAACAAATAAAAGTTCTAAGAATCCACCTCAATATTATAGGTGGAAAGCGCAAATATGAAGGACCGcgtcatctctctctctctctctatgtatgtatacacacacatgcataacattaaacttatattataaatatatgcacGAAGAAAATGAGATTCTTTTCTTACCTGCCCTTTAAGAATGCTGGTAAATCAAATTCATGGACAGATCCTTGGAGACGAGGTAGAAAGAGATCGGGGATGTGGTTTGGTTCAAGTTTCTGAAATTGGAATTTCCTAATTGTAGGGGTGGGGAGCAAGCTGGAGGTGCCACATGTAATCCCAATTGTTAGGTGTCAGTGCCATCGTGATCTTCTTTCTTTCCACTGCTCTGCTCATTTCTGCCTCATCCTTACGGGACAAACTCCCCTTAACCATTTTTAGACTCACagcaaaataaatatgtaaaacacTCACAGAATTATCTTTTCCTGAAAGATAATAGAGATGATATTAGAAAATGTACATAAGAGTAGTTGTTAGCAGTCGATATGAAACATAAACTGTTTAGGGTAACAATCGAAACTAAAAATAGGTACATCCAGAAAATATTTCCTCATTATAACCATAATGACCTGTAATTTCACTGAACATATGCCAAGTGAAAAGTTTTAtgttaaattactaattataaataaatccaaTCATATTTTAACAGAAAACAAACCACCCGTGGTCAATTTCTAAAGAAGCAAATACCATGTATATTCCCCTAATCTTTCGCCATTTTAACACAATcgaattttcattcttttcttacCATCGCTTATTATATCTCCTCCTCTTCCTCCTGTTTTCAAGCCAGCTGGCTCCGACGTCTCGTCGGGTCGGGTCGGCGAGACGTGGGTCCTTCCAATCACCTGAAACGTTAATAAAAGACAATTTGTACAAACATGTCATCGAATATTCTTGCTCCGTTTCAGCTCCTGGAAGTCAATATCATTTCCGCACAAGACCTGAGTCCCGTCTCCCGCTCCATGCGAGCCTACGCCGTCGCGTGGATTCATCCTGACCGCAAACTG
Above is a genomic segment from Mangifera indica cultivar Alphonso chromosome 3, CATAS_Mindica_2.1, whole genome shotgun sequence containing:
- the LOC123210893 gene encoding uncharacterized protein LOC123210893 isoform X2 — translated: MRLPSLSTPVRENSLPLSAFEDSQISIDGDSTKHVPFHGLPNHSSTPLAGSSSPGSYSDSAFSESNQKTDFGPQGLRRALSGGNLEGLIAYNSEEFRNSTTQKRSLRKQYYTYTMLRSAPSFSIFNNTFDGVEDGKKNGQQDVQKEEPLARTVTIGDYIEDADNGDFTFGKKIDMGLIAEEGEDFEEGIYVTNQNLIFDEEMEPPSPPMYLATGLGIDVAAWFDGVGVVDLVPMNNFDEIGNMEEYYKRMVDEYPCHPLYLRNYAQLLQYKGDLRGAEDYFHRATLADPGDAETLMQYAKVVWELHHDHVRATTYFERAAQAAPHDCDILGAYANFLWEISKDEEDDGEQQDDNESQLFQIEIESSTSVHEKEVEPRGLRIDDPNSDNIEEYHKRMVEENPSNPVVLGKYAQFLSKCKGDFQGAEDYYSRAALADPANGEILSQYAKLVWDLHHDHDKALGYYEQAVEATPADCNVLAAYASFLWQTEENDSTKQEHFQAPLQGGAVVAANS
- the LOC123210893 gene encoding uncharacterized protein LOC123210893 isoform X1, with the protein product MRLPSLSTPVRENSLPLSAFEDSQISIDGDSTKHVPFHGLPNHSSTPLAGSSSPGSYSDSAFSESNQKTDFGPQGLRRALSGGNLEGLIAYNSEEFRNSTTQKRSLRKQYYTYTMLRSAPSFSIFNNTFDGVEDGKKNGQQDVQKEEPLARTVTIGDYIEDADNGDFTFGKKIDMGLIAEEGEDFEEGIYVTNQNLIFDEEMEPPSPPMYLATGLGIDVAAWFDGVGVVDLVPMNNFDEIGNMEEYYKRMVDEYPCHPLYLRNYAQLLQYKGDLRGAEDYFHRATLADPGDAETLMQYAKVVWELHHDHVRATTYFERAAQAAPHDCDILGAYANFLWEISKDEEDDGEQQDDNESQLFQIEIESSTSVHEKEVEPRGLRIDDPNSDNIEEYHKRMVEENPSNPVVLGKYAQFLSKCKGDFQGAEDYYSRAALADPANGEILSQYAKLVWDLHHDHDKALGYYEQAVEATPADCFFVFSNVLAAYASFLWQTEENDSTKQEHFQAPLQGGAVVAANS
- the LOC123210893 gene encoding uncharacterized protein LOC123210893 isoform X3, with protein sequence MRLPSLSTPVRENSLPLSAFEDSQISIDGDSTKHVPFHGLPNHSSTPLAGSSSPGSYSDSAFSESNQKTDFGPQGLRRALSGGNLEGLIAYNSEEFRNSTTQKRSLRKQYYTYTMLRSAPSFSIFNNTFDGVEDGKKNGQQDVQKEEPLARTVTIGDYIEDADNGDFTFGKKIDMGLIAEEGEDFEEGIYVTNQNLIFDEEMEPPSPPMYLATGLGIDVAAWFDGVGVVDLVPMNNFDEIGNMEEYYKRMVDEYPCHPLYLRNYAQLLQYKGDLRGAEDYFHRATLADPGDAETLMQYAKVVWELHHDHVRATTYFERAAQAAPHDCDILGAYANFLWEISKDEEDDGEQQDDNESQLFQCKGDFQGAEDYYSRAALADPANGEILSQYAKLVWDLHHDHDKALGYYEQAVEATPADCFFVFSNVLAAYASFLWQTEENDSTKQEHFQAPLQGGAVVAANS